One Frankia alni ACN14a DNA window includes the following coding sequences:
- a CDS encoding MoxR family ATPase, whose translation MMVDDHRAGGADGARRPDAPPWWLFRGTGEPVDGKLPWPPAPAWRRFPAPAHEGAAPPGDDDAIARHRRAIAALLLGPEQIAAVNVGLLLRRPLLVTGPPGMGGAGLAQLIARELRLGRVLRWTVNSRTTLREGIYDYDVLGVAHSALLERPTEPAGEAGGLSGPRGSVGDHLADRPAAGSPPVPRHIRLGPLATALLPRVRPRVLLVDRFDRCGHDLPDDLLDVIEEGRVVVPELARLPSADGPFRVAVDDPGGHAEVGDGVVACAEFPVMVITSNGERDFSPAFRRRCVAVQLPEPSRDELEALVAAEFGADSRAAALVERFENSRGAGAELTVDHLFDALHLASAGVLDEDAARTLDAVWGRESAGSARRLPGRLL comes from the coding sequence ATGATGGTCGACGACCACCGGGCAGGCGGGGCGGACGGTGCCCGCAGGCCCGACGCGCCCCCCTGGTGGCTGTTCCGTGGCACCGGTGAACCGGTCGACGGGAAGCTCCCCTGGCCGCCGGCCCCGGCATGGCGGCGTTTCCCCGCCCCGGCGCACGAGGGCGCCGCACCGCCCGGAGACGACGACGCGATCGCCCGCCACCGCCGGGCGATCGCCGCCCTCCTGCTCGGCCCCGAGCAGATCGCGGCTGTCAACGTCGGGCTGCTGCTGCGCCGGCCGCTGCTGGTCACCGGCCCCCCGGGGATGGGCGGGGCAGGGCTGGCACAGCTGATCGCCCGCGAGCTCCGGCTGGGGCGCGTCCTGCGGTGGACCGTCAACAGCCGGACCACGCTACGCGAGGGCATCTATGACTACGACGTGCTCGGGGTGGCCCACAGCGCGCTGCTCGAGCGCCCCACCGAGCCCGCGGGGGAGGCCGGCGGCCTCTCCGGCCCGCGCGGCTCCGTCGGCGATCACCTCGCTGACCGCCCGGCCGCGGGTTCACCGCCGGTTCCCCGGCACATCCGCCTCGGGCCACTGGCCACCGCGCTGCTCCCCCGCGTCCGCCCACGGGTCCTGCTGGTCGACCGGTTCGACCGCTGCGGCCACGACCTGCCCGACGATCTGCTGGACGTGATCGAGGAGGGCCGCGTGGTCGTGCCCGAGCTGGCCAGGTTGCCTTCGGCCGACGGGCCGTTCAGGGTGGCCGTGGACGATCCGGGCGGCCATGCCGAGGTCGGGGACGGGGTCGTCGCGTGCGCGGAGTTCCCGGTCATGGTGATCACGAGTAACGGTGAACGGGACTTCTCGCCGGCCTTCCGGCGCCGTTGCGTGGCCGTCCAGCTTCCCGAGCCGTCCCGCGACGAGCTGGAGGCGCTGGTGGCCGCCGAGTTCGGCGCGGATTCCCGGGCCGCCGCCCTGGTGGAGCGGTTCGAGAACAGCCGCGGCGCGGGCGCCGAGCTGACGGTGGACCACCTGTTCGACGCCCTGCACCTTGCCTCGGCCGGTGTTCTCGACGAGGACGCGGCCAGGACACTCGACGCCGTGTGGGGGCGTGAGTCCGCCGGCTCCGCGAGGAGACTGCCGGGGAGGTTGCTGTGA
- a CDS encoding VMAP-C domain-containing protein — protein sequence MSSATSALPGPSASFRHRRKGRRPDTARATLSRAFGVPSNVGGSGGRIHAPPNVSRPCGGIVTERGMSSSQRDKLRSDILVHVVNCLDASTDLYSPAARNLLISRFEQRSGQRVFIPHSDVTRDWWFRFVEACLNDLDNRFEERREYLANGFASLVDAIHDLRPGSVLVDLLLRLRDEWEAAEVADEAGGLWDLLREELADMPARRVVRAFHDACHPAHPPAHCVDAWHLFLWAASREPEPARLPSHARFLLQCAHVLTPGTRVRVEAWLRGEAHRSGLTHELNQTQLAVGRPGHQRTYVVSLSFQPVGPSPEDHLASARLYGADHEVRHLGTPRMARPGGFEEIAAGVVDEAEEILKEETPLSEPVSLAVEVFLPLTRMDLPVTSWRRESDGDPRLLIEDHTVVVRSFERTRQRGPSLRQRRRWAQLLRPSPPAMAAAHAADLKEFELARNDRIVAVVLSGPPTPGSPAGKELADALREGIGVVAWQHADPDRPATDTALLDLLTRVDAHSGVGAFTGVDAHADVDSLSNVFPLTLPRRFREENLIRLERRLPETAGSANSRDTANSQDTANARDMANSRDMARRRVATLLWEDLRQDTGQTAPPSTAPVNRRPVEEPR from the coding sequence ATGTCGTCGGCCACGTCAGCCCTGCCCGGACCATCGGCATCGTTCCGGCACCGGCGAAAGGGCCGTCGACCCGACACCGCGCGGGCTACCCTAAGCAGGGCATTCGGTGTACCAAGCAATGTCGGCGGCTCGGGTGGCAGAATCCACGCGCCGCCGAACGTGTCGCGACCATGCGGGGGCATCGTGACCGAACGCGGTATGTCGTCTTCACAGCGCGACAAACTGCGGTCCGACATCCTCGTCCACGTCGTCAACTGCCTGGATGCCAGCACCGACCTGTACAGCCCGGCGGCGCGAAACCTGCTGATCAGCCGCTTCGAGCAGCGCTCCGGCCAGCGGGTGTTCATCCCTCATTCCGACGTGACCCGAGACTGGTGGTTCCGCTTCGTCGAGGCCTGTCTCAACGACCTCGACAACAGGTTCGAGGAAAGGCGCGAGTACCTGGCGAACGGGTTCGCGAGCCTGGTGGACGCCATCCACGACCTGCGCCCCGGCTCCGTCCTCGTCGACCTGCTGCTGCGCCTGCGCGACGAGTGGGAGGCCGCGGAGGTCGCCGACGAGGCCGGCGGCCTGTGGGATCTGCTGCGGGAAGAGCTCGCCGACATGCCGGCGCGGCGGGTCGTCCGCGCCTTCCACGACGCCTGCCACCCGGCGCACCCGCCCGCCCACTGCGTCGACGCGTGGCACCTGTTCCTGTGGGCGGCCAGCCGCGAGCCCGAGCCAGCCCGGCTTCCGTCCCACGCGAGGTTCCTTCTGCAGTGCGCGCACGTGCTCACGCCCGGCACACGCGTCCGGGTCGAGGCGTGGCTGCGCGGTGAGGCGCACCGGTCGGGCCTCACCCACGAGCTGAACCAGACTCAGCTCGCGGTCGGCCGGCCGGGCCACCAGCGCACCTATGTGGTCTCACTGAGCTTCCAACCGGTCGGTCCGTCACCAGAGGACCACCTTGCGTCCGCGCGGCTGTACGGAGCGGACCACGAGGTGCGGCACCTGGGCACTCCTCGGATGGCTCGCCCGGGCGGCTTCGAGGAGATCGCCGCCGGCGTCGTGGACGAGGCAGAGGAGATCCTCAAGGAGGAGACTCCCCTGAGTGAGCCCGTCAGTCTGGCGGTCGAGGTCTTCCTGCCCCTCACCCGGATGGATCTTCCCGTCACGAGCTGGCGCCGGGAGTCCGACGGCGACCCTCGGCTTCTGATCGAGGACCACACGGTCGTCGTGCGCAGCTTCGAGCGCACACGCCAGCGCGGGCCGTCGCTGCGCCAGCGGCGCAGGTGGGCCCAGCTCCTGCGGCCGAGCCCGCCCGCAATGGCGGCGGCGCACGCCGCGGACCTCAAGGAATTCGAGCTGGCCAGAAACGACAGGATCGTCGCGGTGGTGCTCAGTGGGCCGCCCACACCCGGTTCGCCGGCCGGAAAGGAACTCGCGGACGCGCTGCGGGAGGGCATCGGAGTCGTCGCGTGGCAGCATGCCGACCCGGATCGGCCGGCCACCGACACTGCGCTGCTCGACCTCCTCACCCGCGTCGACGCTCACTCGGGCGTCGGGGCTTTCACAGGCGTCGACGCTCACGCGGACGTGGATTCACTCTCGAACGTGTTTCCGCTGACATTGCCGCGGCGGTTCCGGGAGGAGAATCTCATCCGGCTGGAGCGTCGGCTCCCGGAAACCGCCGGATCCGCGAATTCCCGAGACACCGCGAATTCCCAGGACACCGCGAACGCCCGAGACATGGCGAACTCCCGAGACATGGCGAGGCGTCGCGTGGCAACCCTGCTGTGGGAGGACCTCCGGCAGGACACCGGCCAGACGGCCCCACCCTCGACCGCCCCGGTGAACAGACGGCCAGTGGAGGAGCCCAGATGA
- a CDS encoding effector-associated domain 2-containing protein — protein MDILDAAPGFAGMAARRLLQDRIARRLGPGRRLHLAEYDVARLWFVALVEQLSEEPDGLSALSRAVGDLRPGSRLALEVARIAAAVGPPHGPTDTVFGTGESR, from the coding sequence GTGGACATCCTCGACGCGGCGCCCGGGTTCGCCGGCATGGCGGCACGGCGGCTACTGCAGGACAGGATCGCCCGACGCCTCGGGCCAGGCCGTCGGCTGCACCTGGCCGAGTACGACGTGGCGCGCCTGTGGTTCGTCGCGCTCGTGGAGCAGCTCTCCGAGGAGCCGGACGGGCTCAGCGCGCTGTCCCGTGCCGTGGGCGACCTTCGGCCCGGCTCCCGGCTGGCGCTGGAGGTCGCCCGCATCGCCGCGGCCGTCGGCCCGCCGCACGGCCCCACCGACACGGTCTTCGGGACCGGCGAATCCCGCTAG
- a CDS encoding serine/threonine protein kinase encodes MPGPRRDPIVVNFRAHELNTGSEEGARGDFEMMIAQLVDALHPGARRISPNPGDGGIDVFLGRLDDGIIVWQSKYFMPRVVGKHRRQIEESFASAQKNARASGYRIDEWILCIPSSMDHPTTLWWDGWKRTRQAETSTKICSWDETGLRSRLARPEAAAVVAAFYPQPGGSPRPSAEQFGIAVPSADLGPGGSAAPGPVDQQPRGGETIRIAGRNCLLQGDPQQWRGGDAWVLRTGAATVMATPPRPAWFRQVLIRRPDSAADAHVAAIDTQLRLLDRIGGRHGLPRLIEGRVSSAEAAVLSARPAGRTWREVFGPVDPTRARPLDQVTAVGLLTVVERVADVLTRLHDAGHSHRALTPDGVILTTPRGTPTLRDLGLVGVRRRPGEGPAEYRAPEQERLGFHRPEVGFRTDVHRLAAMAYHCLTGRPAGGLPAPLRAFGFDVPAELDEVLLAALDSDPDRRPGRPGLLIPALRAGTDHLARAGH; translated from the coding sequence GTGCCAGGCCCGCGGCGGGATCCGATCGTGGTCAACTTCCGCGCTCACGAGCTGAATACCGGCAGCGAGGAGGGGGCCCGGGGCGATTTCGAGATGATGATCGCCCAGCTTGTGGATGCCCTGCATCCCGGCGCCCGGCGGATAAGCCCCAACCCCGGGGACGGCGGCATCGACGTCTTTCTCGGTCGGCTCGACGACGGGATCATCGTCTGGCAGTCGAAGTACTTCATGCCGCGGGTCGTGGGGAAGCATCGCCGCCAGATCGAGGAGTCTTTTGCCTCGGCGCAGAAGAATGCCCGAGCATCCGGCTATCGGATCGACGAGTGGATACTGTGCATCCCCAGCTCCATGGATCATCCCACCACCCTGTGGTGGGACGGTTGGAAACGCACCCGGCAAGCTGAGACGTCGACGAAGATCTGCAGCTGGGACGAGACCGGGCTCCGGAGCCGACTCGCCCGGCCGGAGGCGGCCGCGGTGGTCGCGGCGTTCTACCCGCAGCCCGGCGGGTCGCCGCGGCCGTCTGCCGAGCAGTTCGGGATCGCCGTCCCGTCCGCGGATCTCGGACCAGGCGGGTCGGCGGCTCCCGGCCCGGTCGATCAGCAGCCTCGGGGCGGCGAGACGATCCGGATCGCCGGCCGCAACTGCCTGCTGCAGGGTGATCCGCAGCAGTGGCGTGGCGGCGATGCCTGGGTCCTGCGGACAGGAGCGGCCACGGTCATGGCCACGCCGCCCCGCCCAGCCTGGTTCCGACAGGTACTGATCCGGCGGCCGGATTCGGCTGCGGATGCCCACGTGGCGGCGATCGACACCCAGCTACGCCTACTCGACCGGATCGGCGGCCGGCACGGCCTGCCCCGGCTGATCGAGGGCCGGGTGAGCTCGGCGGAGGCCGCCGTCCTCTCGGCCCGGCCGGCGGGCCGAACCTGGCGGGAGGTGTTCGGCCCGGTGGACCCGACCCGAGCCCGCCCGCTGGACCAGGTGACCGCCGTCGGTCTGCTGACCGTCGTCGAGCGGGTGGCCGATGTCCTGACCAGGCTGCACGACGCCGGGCACAGTCATCGGGCCCTGACGCCGGACGGGGTGATCCTCACCACCCCGAGGGGCACCCCCACCCTGCGTGACCTCGGCCTGGTCGGCGTCCGTCGTCGGCCCGGGGAGGGACCTGCCGAGTACCGCGCACCGGAGCAGGAGCGTCTCGGGTTCCACCGCCCCGAGGTCGGATTCCGCACCGACGTCCACCGGCTGGCCGCCATGGCCTACCACTGTCTGACGGGACGGCCGGCCGGTGGGCTGCCTGCCCCGCTGCGCGCCTTCGGGTTCGACGTGCCGGCCGAACTGGACGAGGTTCTCCTCGCCGCCCTCGACTCCGATCCGGACCGGCGACCCGGCCGGCCGGGCCTGCTCATTCCCGCGCTGCGCGCCGGCACGGACCATCTCGCTCGGGCCGGGCACTGA
- a CDS encoding DEAD/DEAH box helicase yields the protein MTEQLAGARVQGNEDLDPERFVDQLRRMSGTGVPVRLETDRNNSTTFRVYTDTHVALLRPTNRDDGYIVTHVARWGFRDHRSLAQGFLRVHCPQWSLYPHVRYIGAGHRSYSGVLGKAWAALATSAAASARVPARHLDFLDTVERIIMRTRDLERERLAATPFLYRARRATREQRYSARGVYEFRLAETYQISEGAQVQVNDDRELRGVVLRSENLDVTVRFDGIPDFARIPAQGALTVLPSDVVYKAQLGAVAALRDGEATSPRLLATLAEHRILRPSQPDRSAIPSRPLDGGQLEAYQRALGEPDLLLVLGPPGTGKTWTITEIAVAEAAAARAGAGGPRRILVTSQSNRAVDNVLAGLADLLRCVRVGNPEALTGPARELTAEVQVEELKDNLLRYTEPIVSALEPFSGAGGTGDAAGVQLALLRTQIGAAQQSDVVVRSRDAELDDISRRVRAPLEPQIAAAQTTVERLAAEAARRQERHTRARLRHSKAAGRRVPGWWAAIHRRGVARRQRALQAAQVRVDEAEQELAAARSDRDGVLAQITMLVARDSVGSRLLAEREYAWGDRERALTQAARAAEPLRARLELAGCGSGFPDGEADDVAGWERREQGLLDAVGLARTRASLLADWRGRVPTADEELKHELVGYADVIAATCIGVSTKKLLTGLSFDLAIVDEAGQIALPDLLVPLVRARRAVLVGDHHQLPPYLDSEVARWAKGLAPGAELSAPVISETRDIVERSEFERLFERLGAEHGVTLTTQRRMPATVATFISHSFYGGVLTTEHPGTGPDPLFTSPLAFVDTSDRPPRERQESRAGTNGGISNRLEANLIATLVARYAGHHRDWAVIVPYREQVQLLRRTLISRLGGPGNVEDNIGTVDAFQGNERDLIIYGFTRSNRTGSVGFLSELRRLNVAMSRTRRQLVLVGDLDTLGSSTDAGFAKLIVELRTALSAVGDLRGSREIEARLRGTVEEPR from the coding sequence GTGACTGAGCAACTGGCCGGCGCCCGCGTCCAGGGCAACGAGGATCTCGACCCTGAACGCTTCGTCGACCAACTCCGGCGGATGTCCGGCACCGGCGTTCCGGTCCGCCTGGAGACGGACCGGAACAACTCGACGACGTTTCGCGTCTACACCGACACCCACGTCGCGCTGCTACGACCGACGAACCGCGATGACGGATACATCGTGACCCACGTCGCCCGGTGGGGCTTCCGGGATCACCGGAGTCTCGCCCAGGGCTTTCTGCGCGTTCACTGCCCGCAATGGTCCCTCTATCCGCACGTCAGATACATCGGGGCTGGTCACCGCAGCTATTCCGGTGTCCTGGGCAAGGCCTGGGCGGCGCTGGCGACGTCGGCGGCGGCGTCCGCCCGGGTGCCCGCTCGACACCTCGACTTTCTCGACACGGTCGAACGGATCATCATGCGGACTCGGGATCTGGAGCGGGAACGGCTCGCCGCCACACCGTTTCTCTACCGGGCCCGGCGGGCGACCCGTGAACAGCGGTACTCAGCCCGCGGCGTGTACGAGTTCCGGTTGGCCGAGACGTACCAGATCTCGGAGGGCGCGCAGGTTCAGGTCAACGACGACCGGGAACTACGCGGCGTGGTCCTGCGCAGCGAGAACCTCGACGTGACGGTTCGGTTCGACGGCATTCCCGACTTCGCCCGCATCCCGGCGCAGGGCGCGCTGACGGTTCTTCCGAGCGATGTCGTCTACAAGGCTCAGCTCGGCGCGGTCGCCGCCCTGCGGGATGGGGAGGCGACCAGTCCCCGCCTGCTGGCGACCCTGGCGGAGCACCGAATTCTGCGGCCGTCCCAACCCGACCGGTCGGCGATTCCGAGCCGCCCGCTGGACGGCGGCCAGCTCGAGGCCTACCAGCGGGCGCTGGGAGAACCGGACCTGCTGCTCGTGCTCGGCCCCCCGGGCACCGGGAAGACCTGGACCATCACCGAGATCGCCGTCGCCGAGGCGGCAGCCGCCCGGGCCGGCGCCGGGGGCCCGCGGCGCATCCTGGTCACCTCGCAGAGCAATCGGGCCGTCGACAACGTCCTGGCAGGTCTGGCCGACCTGCTGCGCTGCGTGCGGGTCGGCAACCCGGAGGCGCTGACCGGCCCGGCCCGCGAACTCACCGCCGAGGTCCAGGTGGAGGAGTTGAAGGACAACCTCCTGCGGTATACGGAACCGATCGTCTCGGCGCTGGAGCCGTTTTCCGGGGCGGGGGGCACCGGCGATGCCGCCGGGGTCCAGTTGGCGCTGCTGCGCACGCAGATCGGCGCCGCGCAGCAGTCCGACGTGGTCGTCCGGAGCCGGGATGCCGAGCTGGACGACATCTCCCGGCGGGTCCGAGCCCCACTCGAACCGCAGATTGCGGCGGCCCAGACCACGGTCGAGCGGCTGGCGGCGGAGGCGGCGAGGAGGCAGGAACGTCACACCCGGGCCCGGCTGCGGCACTCCAAGGCGGCCGGCCGACGCGTTCCCGGCTGGTGGGCGGCGATTCACCGTCGAGGTGTCGCCCGACGCCAGCGGGCCCTGCAGGCCGCGCAGGTCCGGGTCGACGAGGCGGAGCAGGAACTCGCCGCCGCCCGGTCCGATCGCGACGGCGTGCTGGCACAGATCACGATGCTTGTCGCCCGGGACAGCGTCGGTTCCCGGCTGCTGGCGGAGCGGGAGTACGCCTGGGGTGACCGTGAACGCGCGCTCACCCAGGCGGCGCGGGCCGCGGAGCCGCTGCGCGCGAGGCTGGAGCTGGCGGGCTGCGGCTCCGGCTTTCCCGACGGGGAGGCCGACGACGTCGCTGGCTGGGAACGGCGCGAACAGGGCCTCCTCGACGCTGTCGGTCTCGCCCGCACCCGGGCATCCCTGCTGGCCGACTGGCGGGGCCGGGTCCCCACCGCGGACGAGGAGCTCAAGCACGAACTTGTCGGCTACGCCGACGTCATCGCCGCGACCTGTATCGGTGTCTCGACGAAGAAGCTGCTGACCGGGCTGTCCTTCGATCTCGCCATCGTCGACGAGGCGGGTCAGATCGCCCTGCCCGACCTGCTCGTCCCCCTGGTCCGGGCCCGCCGGGCGGTGCTCGTCGGCGATCACCATCAGCTTCCCCCGTACCTGGACAGCGAGGTCGCCCGGTGGGCGAAGGGGCTCGCTCCGGGCGCGGAACTGTCCGCCCCGGTGATCAGTGAGACTCGGGACATCGTCGAGCGCAGCGAGTTCGAGCGGCTTTTCGAGCGGCTCGGCGCGGAGCACGGGGTGACCCTGACGACCCAACGCCGCATGCCCGCGACCGTGGCGACGTTCATCTCGCATTCCTTCTACGGCGGTGTGCTCACCACCGAGCATCCCGGAACCGGGCCCGATCCGCTGTTCACCAGTCCGTTGGCGTTTGTGGACACCTCCGATCGGCCGCCCCGGGAACGGCAGGAAAGCCGCGCCGGCACGAACGGCGGCATCAGCAACCGGCTGGAGGCGAACCTCATCGCCACCCTGGTCGCCCGCTACGCCGGCCACCATCGCGACTGGGCGGTGATCGTTCCGTATCGGGAGCAGGTTCAGCTCCTGCGGCGCACACTCATCTCCAGGCTGGGCGGGCCGGGAAACGTCGAGGACAACATCGGCACCGTGGACGCGTTCCAGGGCAACGAGCGAGATCTGATCATCTATGGGTTCACTCGCAGCAACCGGACCGGATCGGTCGGATTCCTGAGCGAACTGCGCCGCCTCAACGTCGCGATGAGCCGTACCCGCCGGCAGCTCGTCCTCGTCGGAGATCTGGACACGCTTGGCAGCTCCACCGACGCCGGCTTCGCGAAGCTCATCGTGGAGCTGAGAACAGCCCTGTCTGCGGTGGGGGACCTGCGCGGCTCCCGGGAGATCGAGGCACGCCTGCGCGGAACCGTCGAGGAACCGCGGTGA